The genomic DNA GTGCACTCTGCCGTAGTACGCCAGGTACTGCTCGGCGATCATCCGTGACATCCCGTACGGCGACGTGGGCTCGGCGGTCTCCGACTCCCGTTTGCGTTCCGTCCCCATGGCGTAGACGGCGCCGGCGGACGAGAGGAGCACCACCGCCGTCCCGGGGCTCTCGGCGCGGACCAGCTCGCAGACGGGGATGACGAGCGACAGGGTTCCGATCACATCTGCGGCCGGCTCGCTGCCGGAGGGCACCGGGAAGTGACCGCCGGCGGCGATGACGACCACGTCCACGCCGGAGCGGAGCACCTCCGCGAGTCGCTCCGCCCCGTCGCCGGGCACGAACACGACACCGGAGGGGGAGGCGCTGTCACCGAGCCCATAGGGATCGGACCGGCCGATCACCGTGACCGCGAGGTCACGACGGGATGCCCCACGCGCCAGGGCGTTGCCCAGGAAGCCGGCGCCGATGACCGCGATACGCGGCGCCGCCGCACCCCCGTTCATCCGGCGTCGCCCGTCAGCAGGCCGGTCAGGCGGGCCACCACCGTCTCCTCGCCGTCCTCGTCGAGTGCGCGCGGATCCACTTCGAGCCGGCCCTGGTGCATCTTGAAGTCGCGGAGATGGACGGCGGGGGTGCCCTGCGCCGCTTCCCTGGCGAGGGTCCGGGCATCCCGTCCGGCCCCGGCCGGGTCGACGGTCAGCAGCACCCGGTGGATGGCCCGCCCCGATTCGTCCGCGATGACCGTCGCGGAGAGGCCCGGCAGCCCGTCCAGCCGGGCGGCGACCTTGCTCATCCTGGCGAACTGCGCCGCGGCCCGCTCCTGCGGCGTCGTCGCCGTGAACTCCTTCACCGCCTGGAGCAACCCCATCAGGTTCTCCTTGCCCACCTTCATCGGCCGGGCGATGCCCGCGTACTGCGCCCGGCAGGCCTCGATCAGATCGGCCCGCCCGCACACGAATCCGGAGGTCGGAGCGCCCAGCGCCTTGGGACCGCTGTAGATCACCAGGTCGGCGCCGCTGGCCGGCCAGCGGCTGATGTCCTCCTCACCCGCGGCGTCGACGATCACCGGCACGCCGTGCTCCCGGCCGATCGCGACCAGGTCGGCGAGCGGTACCTGCCTGCGATGGACGGCGTGCGTGTGTGAAGTCACGTACACCAGAGCCGCGGTCCGCGGGCCCACGGCTCCGGCGACGTGGGCGGGAAGCGTCTCGTTGACGGACCCCACCTCGACCGTCCGGCCGCCGCCGAGCGCGATCATCTGGCTGATCGGAGCCCCGCCATAGCTGATGGAATGGCCCTTCTGCAGCACGACGTCGGCCGGCTGCCCGCCGGCGTCCGGCAGCCGCTGGATGCGTGGCAGGTCGGTGCCGGCGACGCAGGCTGCCACGCACACCGCCATACCGGCGGCGGCGCCGAGAACCGGCCAGGCGTCCTCGCTGCCGGTGGCCTCCGCCAGGTACGCACCGGCGGCCCGCGCCAGCCTGTCCATGTCGACGTGATACTTGGCCGCGTCGCTCATCGCCGCGATCACACCGGGGCTGAGGGTGCATCCGCCCAGCGGTGTCGAGTTCGCCTGGGCGCTCACTATGGGAGAGACGCCGAGATCCCCGTACTCCATGCTCTGGCTCCTTGTCGCAGTGATTCATCAGGTCGGGTGGGCGAGGTGCCCCGGGATCCGGCGCCCGCGCCGCGTGCCGCCGCGGCGCGGATCCGCCGTCCGTCATCCCGAGGCCAGTTCGGCGTCGAGCCAGGACACGAAGCCGCCCAGTGTGGTGTCGTACAGACGCTCCAGCCGTCGGCCCGGAGCGGGGACTTCGCCGCCGGCCACCTGTTGCAGCGCGTCGGCCAGGGTCGCGGCGTCCGGCCGATGCAGCGCGATGCCCAGCCCTTCGCGGGCGACCACCTCGCCCGACGTGCCGAAGGCGTCCACGATGCTCGGAATGCCGTGCAGCCAGGTGTCACGCAGGCGAAGGCGCGTGGCGGTCTCGTTCTCCGCACCGGGCTTGGTGATGCAGACGTATGCCTTCGCCGCCTTGACGTACTGGTCCCGCTCGGAGAGGGCCGGCGGGTCCACGTTCAACAGCACACTGCTGCTGAGCCCCAGTTCGTCGATGGCCTGTCGTACGCGCCCGATGGTGGCTCGGGTGTCCTCGATCGGCTTTGCGTACAGGAACGCCGCGGTCGCGTCCACGCCTCGCTCGCGCAGCAGACGCATGGCCTGCACAAGCATCAGCGGATCGTAGAACGCCCACATCCCGCCCGTCCAGAGGAAGTCCGCCATGGGGCGCGCACCGGCCGTGTCGGCCAGCCGCATGCTGCCGCTGCTGAACCCGACCGGCACGGTGCTGACCAGATGGTCCAGCGTCCGCGAGCGGATGATGTCGGCCGGCCTGAGCCTTCCGAAGGCGCAGAGCACCGTGAGCAGCGCGGTGCGCTCGGACGGAGATCTGCAGAGGAAGTGGTGGCTGACCTGTATCTGCCGCTGATACGTGGCCAGATAGCGCTGGTACTCGCCGGTCGGGTCGCTGTGCGCCAGGAGTGAGGGGAAGTCCATCTGCTCGATCGGCGCACGGCACTCACCGACGATCAGCTTGCGCCGGGCGACGGCGAGTTCGAGCCGGTCCCGGTCGGCGGTGTCGAAGAACAGAACGGCCTTCGCCGCCGCGATGGCCCGGTCCGCGTCCGGGCCGGTCCCGACGAGCTCGGCCTCACCCAGATCGACGGGATCCGCCGCGGGCGGAGCGACCACGAACACGCGGAAGTGCCGGCTGAGGACCTGGGTGATCTCGGCCAGACGCTGTCCCGCGCCGGCGATGGACCTGTCCGACAGGGAGTACGAACCGGCGTCCACGACGATCGTTCGCTCGGGCACTGGGCCTCCAGATTCCTCGGGGGTCGCAGGCGACCCGAATGGCAGGACAGGTCATCGGTGAAACAGGGGTGGACGGGCCGGCTCCCTGACGGGTCCGTCGGCCTCGGCGCCGACGAGCCTCGGTGCCGCACCGGTGAACTCCTGTGCGAGCGAACCGGCTTCCTCCCGTGCCGCG from Streptomyces sp. NBC_00654 includes the following:
- a CDS encoding NAD(P)-dependent oxidoreductase; the protein is MNGGAAAPRIAVIGAGFLGNALARGASRRDLAVTVIGRSDPYGLGDSASPSGVVFVPGDGAERLAEVLRSGVDVVVIAAGGHFPVPSGSEPAADVIGTLSLVIPVCELVRAESPGTAVVLLSSAGAVYAMGTERKRESETAEPTSPYGMSRMIAEQYLAYYGRVHGLRTCALRCSNIYGRLLPRTRGQNVVSAAFWSALTSTPFPLHGGGRQIRDFLHVDDFVRATLDLLTGHQQLPRVVNVGTGVGHSVADVVSAVETATDSVVPIVPGAAAITDRGRLVVDTALLRSLIGFEPLGLAAGVALMAREAEEEAAA